The Armatimonadota bacterium genome has a segment encoding these proteins:
- a CDS encoding M23 family metallopeptidase: MRFVACLLWLPLLTSGCGDTVVLEPPSGPTPRPENRTLALFDRPFQGDPGVTNVFDHQYPGQPAGKGYSLTFRGNRFLFGNEGHTGWDWLLWRGTPVFAVAEGEVVTAGTLSPFFCPLPGFGRIVSDQLAVEILVIAPDGTRFRVGYHHLDRVDVRTGQRVAAGQQIGLSGNTGCSTGPHLHFEVIRLDGTNSGGPAWVDPFGWEGPFADPWAQHPQGAPSLWLWKPGAAPPTP, translated from the coding sequence ATGAGGTTTGTGGCCTGCTTGCTGTGGCTCCCGTTGCTGACCTCGGGATGCGGGGACACGGTCGTACTGGAGCCCCCAAGCGGCCCCACGCCCAGGCCCGAAAACCGCACCCTGGCCCTCTTCGACCGCCCCTTCCAGGGTGACCCCGGGGTGACCAACGTCTTCGACCACCAGTATCCCGGGCAGCCTGCAGGCAAGGGCTACTCCCTCACCTTCCGGGGGAACCGGTTCCTGTTCGGGAACGAGGGCCACACGGGGTGGGACTGGCTGCTGTGGCGGGGAACCCCGGTGTTCGCGGTGGCGGAGGGAGAGGTGGTGACCGCGGGTACCTTGTCCCCCTTCTTTTGTCCTCTTCCCGGGTTCGGTCGAATCGTCTCGGACCAGCTCGCGGTGGAGATCCTGGTGATCGCTCCGGACGGAACTCGGTTCCGGGTGGGCTACCACCACCTCGACCGGGTGGACGTACGGACAGGACAGCGGGTGGCGGCCGGGCAGCAGATCGGGCTTTCCGGAAACACGGGTTGCAGCACGGGGCCGCACCTGCACTTTGAGGTCATCCGCCTGGATGGCACGAACTCCGGGGGCCCGGCCTGGGTGGATCCCTTCGGGTGGGAGGGCCCGTTCGCAGACCCGTGGGCCCAGCACCCGCAGGGAGCGCCGAGCCTCTGGCTGTGGAAGCCCGGGGCAGCCCCACCAACCCCATAG